A segment of the Streptomyces sp. P9-A2 genome:
GCATCGCTTCCTCGCCGGGGTTGTCGATCGGGGTGGGCGGCAGCCCCATGCGCGTATAGGAGTTGTAAGGGCTGTCGGCCTCGATGTCCCTCTCCTTGACACCGGGCGTCGAACGGCCCAGGGCGTAGTCGACCGTCGAGTCCATCTGCAGCGGCATTCCGCGCTCCAGACGGTTGAAGATCACCCGGGCCACCTTGCCCATGTCGGCCTTGGCGGACGCCTCGGCCTGGACGATGCTCGCGATGGTGACGGCCTGATAGACGTTCATCGCGTTGCGCTGCGCACCGGCGGCGATCGGGGCTCTGTTGAATTTCTTGTCGGCCGTCTCGACCATCAGCGCCAGCAACTGCTCCGGTGTCGCCTTCCCCTTCAGCGGATACGTCGCCGGGAAGAGGTAGCCCTCCGGGTTCCCGTCGGCGTCGTCCGGCAGCTTGAGGCCGGCCTTCGCGAGGGACTTCTTCGTACTCCCCGCGGGCAGTTCGAGGGCCTTGTCGACGGCCGCGTACACCTGGCTCGCCCGTCGGCCTTCCGGAATCACCAGGGTGGTGGGGCGGGAGTCGCCGTCGTCGCCCAGAATGAGCAGGGGCGCCGCCACGGCGGTACCGGCCACGACGGCCCCGGTCGCGGCGAGGGCGAGCCACCCCCGGCGCGTCAGTCGGATCGTGGTTCGTGACGGAGTGTTCGTCTGCATGCGGGCACGGTAACCCGCATATCGCCATAAACCCGGCATATTTTCATCTTGCCGGCTCCAGTTGGGCGTCCCTGCGGACCAGGGCCGCGTACCTCCCGTCCCGCTCCAGGAGTTCCTCGTGCGTGCCCCGTTCGACCGCGCGCCCCTTGTCGAGCACCACGATCTGGTCGGCGCCGCGGACGGTGGAGAGCCGGTGGGCGATGGTGAGCGTGGTGCGGTCTGCGGACAGCGCGTCGATGGCCTGCTGGACGGCGGCCTCGGTACGGGTGTCGAGCGCGCTGGTGGCCTCGTCGAGAACGAGCACCGGCGGATCGCGCAGAATGGTCCGGGCGATCGCCAGGCGCTGCTTCTCACCACCGGAGAAGCGGTGGCCGCGTTCCCCCACGACGGTGTCGTACCCGTCGGGCAGGGCCGCGATGTGATCGTGGATCTGTGCC
Coding sequences within it:
- the mltG gene encoding endolytic transglycosylase MltG — encoded protein: MQTNTPSRTTIRLTRRGWLALAATGAVVAGTAVAAPLLILGDDGDSRPTTLVIPEGRRASQVYAAVDKALELPAGSTKKSLAKAGLKLPDDADGNPEGYLFPATYPLKGKATPEQLLALMVETADKKFNRAPIAAGAQRNAMNVYQAVTIASIVQAEASAKADMGKVARVIFNRLERGMPLQMDSTVDYALGRSTPGVKERDIEADSPYNSYTRMGLPPTPIDNPGEEAMRAAINPTPGDWLYFITVKPGDTRFTADHNEHQSDLAEFNARQQKAK